AGGTGCAGGTACTACTTTTTCATCAGTTTTCCCTTTTTCATCAGTTTTCGGTTTAATCCTGAAGGGTTTTACTTGATGAGGTTTTTCAGCTTTGTCTTCTTTTTTAATGGCAGATCCCTCATCTGTGGTGGCTTTTTTAACCGGTGCTATTTTCTTGGGTGCTATTTTCTTTGGTTGTGTTTTTGGTTTAGTAGCCAGATCAGGAGGTAATGTAGTTGATTTATTGGTGGGAGCTGCATCCTTTTTCTGTGGTTTAAATGTGCTTGGAGGTGTTTCGGTTTTCTTTTTTGGGGTTATGGCCTTTCCAACTGGGGCAGCTTTTTCTTTTTTAATGGGCGGTGTGGATGTTGATGATGGACCAAATTTAGGTTCTTCCTTGGGCCGTGGTTTGGGTTTTATAACCCGTGAATCATTAATTGTGGCTGATTTTGAAGGTATTTTATCCTTAACTGGCATTTTTTTCGGTTTGATTTGTGCAGTTGCCGCTGATTTTGGGGCTTTTACCTTTTTTGGTCTGGGCATTGCCCCTTTTGATAAATCTATCCTGCTACCGAAAAATATCATTAAAATTAGTCCAAATACGGATGCAATTAATCCTAAAAAGAATGCTATTGGGTTAGGTGGTATGTTAAAACCAAGGTACATTAAATAAAAACCACCGATAACCAAGAGACCCCCAAAAACGCTGACAATTAAATTGATCATCTCATACCTCCAATCATATTATGTTAAGGACTATTTATAAATTATTAGTTTCATCACACACCAAATATTATCATTCTTCCAATATGAGTCTTAAAAAATTGAATTTCTAATTCTAAATAGGACCTTAACAATTATTAATATTTTCCGGATTTCATATGCCGATCTTCCCCACTTCAGTTAAAAAAAGTATTTGATTTAGAAATTTTATCCAGTTTAAGAGTTTAACTTCATCTCTAGGTTGATTAAGGTGAAACTTTCATTTTCAAGTGCCTAGTGAAAAATTTCAGTTACAAAATGACTAGGTAAACTTTTAGAAACAGTTGATTGATGATACATCATTCAAGTTGACTAATGGAAACTTCATTTTAATTTGACTAATTTGAAGCTTCATCTCCAGTTCCTGCACAACTGCGAATGATATTCACTGCATCTTCAGTTCCATTGTACTTGGAAAATATATTCCTGGTTTTTTCTGCATTTTTCCTGAGATCCTGACTTTCCAGGAGCCGGTTGATATTTTCTGATAAAATCTCCGGTGTTAAAGTGCCCATGTTCTGCACCTGAGCTATTCCATAATTTTTCATTTTCATGGCGTTTTTCATCTGCTCAGGATGATTCTCTATGGGAACCATCAGGCTGGGAATGCCCAGGGAAGCTATTTCCATGGAGGTGGTGTGTCCAGCCAGGCTCACCAGGAAGTCGGATAGTTTCATCCACTCCATGATATCCCCCAGAAATCTTTTGCATATTATCCGTGGGGAAGATTCCAGATCCAGTTTTATCTGGGGCCCGGTGACCAGGATCATCCGATCACAATCAAGGTCTGGTGCTGCCTGGTGCAGGAGTTTTAAAAGTTTGTTACCAAATTCTGATCCCCCTACAGTGGCCATCACCATTTTTTCGGACTGGTCAAAACCAAAACGCTCCCTGAGTTCATTTTTACCATCCATGGTTTTGGGGTTCATCTTCAGTATGGGTCCGGTGAAGTTCACCCGGTCACGCACAGGGGAAGGTACTTCGTAAGAGTTTTGAACATCCGGTATGATGATTGACTGGCAGAGCCTTGAAACATCCTTTATAAAGCGCTGCAATCCATTCTCCAAGTATTCCAGGGTACGGTCTTTCTGGCATTCCTCTTTAAGTTCCGGTGCCAGGTCGTTACTTACCAACACACAGGGTATGCCCAGTACCTTGCAGGTGATGGGGACTGAGTAATGGGAATCAGAAACAACCACATCCGGGTTGAATTCCTTAATTATACGGGATTCATGGTATATACTTTTCAGGAAAATGTAAGGTGCATCAATGGACTTGCGGGCAGTGTGTTTGAAGTTCAGCTCACCGGAACTTCCGTAGAACTTGATGGTTGGAAGTTCCACCACATCGTAGTCACTGTACTCATTAAGTGTCTGGTAGCCAGAACCGTAGCTAGCAAAGAGAACCTCGTCACCTTTCTCTTCTAATTTTTGGGCTAAAGCCACTGAACGGGAGGTGTGTCCCATTCCAATGCCACAGGGTATTAGGAGTACTTTCATTTAAGTGCCTTGAAAAGTTATGAAACATTATTCTAAAAAACTTGAAACAGTAATTAGATTCAATTGTGGTCTTTTTTTAAATAAATTTATCTATATTCAGTTAGTTTTGTCCATAAGACCTTCTTCAAATTTTATATTATTTCCAGAATTATGTATAACTTAATAATTATTTTTTAATGGACAGATTATGTCAACATATCACGTTAAAATTCCATTGGATATCATTGAAAGCCAATCTATTGATAAAAGTTTGTAGAAAGATTTATTTATAATAAGTTAACAAATGTAATAACATTGTAAGGGGTTTGGTGGAAAATGTGTTTCTAAATGATGAAAGAGGGCAAGGGGCGGCAGAATACATACTTTTATTTGGAGCAATGATTGTTATAGCCATATTTTCAATAATAATTTATCGCAATTATGTCTTATCAACCAATCCTTTAAATTCCGCTCAGGATATTAATCAAGTGCGAAGTACAATTCCAACTAAAGCTTAATTCCCAATTAGTAATAAAGTATGGGACTTGTAACTCTATTTTTTAATTTGTAATATTTTACTCTAATAAAGAGATTCAATTACTTTTATTTATATTT
The sequence above is a segment of the Methanobacterium formicicum DSM 3637 genome. Coding sequences within it:
- a CDS encoding UDP-N-acetylglucosamine--N-acetylmuramyl-(pentapeptide) pyrophosphoryl-undecaprenol N-acetylglucosamine transferase, translating into MKVLLIPCGIGMGHTSRSVALAQKLEEKGDEVLFASYGSGYQTLNEYSDYDVVELPTIKFYGSSGELNFKHTARKSIDAPYIFLKSIYHESRIIKEFNPDVVVSDSHYSVPITCKVLGIPCVLVSNDLAPELKEECQKDRTLEYLENGLQRFIKDVSRLCQSIIIPDVQNSYEVPSPVRDRVNFTGPILKMNPKTMDGKNELRERFGFDQSEKMVMATVGGSEFGNKLLKLLHQAAPDLDCDRMILVTGPQIKLDLESSPRIICKRFLGDIMEWMKLSDFLVSLAGHTTSMEIASLGIPSLMVPIENHPEQMKNAMKMKNYGIAQVQNMGTLTPEILSENINRLLESQDLRKNAEKTRNIFSKYNGTEDAVNIIRSCAGTGDEASN
- a CDS encoding class III signal peptide-containing protein, with the translated sequence MFLNDERGQGAAEYILLFGAMIVIAIFSIIIYRNYVLSTNPLNSAQDINQVRSTIPTKA